The Oscillatoria sp. FACHB-1407 genome window below encodes:
- a CDS encoding anthrone oxygenase family protein translates to MVGIEYLYVLKLLTALGCGLIAGVFFAFSTFVMKALAQQPPAQGIAAMQAINITVINPWFMTAFLGTSVVCLILMISSLLRWQQPGAAYLLVSALFYLVGCFGVTMVFNVPLNDALANVNPDTSEGATLWARYLTYWTFWNHVRAIAAFITAVLFTMALNAPSKL, encoded by the coding sequence ATGGTCGGAATTGAATACCTGTATGTCCTGAAACTGCTGACAGCACTTGGATGTGGGCTAATCGCTGGAGTGTTCTTCGCTTTCTCAACCTTTGTCATGAAGGCTCTGGCTCAACAACCCCCTGCCCAGGGAATTGCTGCGATGCAAGCCATCAACATCACGGTGATTAATCCCTGGTTTATGACCGCTTTTTTGGGTACAAGTGTCGTTTGTCTGATTCTAATGATCTCTTCACTCCTTCGGTGGCAACAACCGGGTGCTGCTTATTTGTTGGTCAGTGCTTTGTTTTATCTGGTCGGTTGTTTTGGGGTGACAATGGTGTTCAATGTCCCGCTCAATGATGCGTTGGCTAACGTTAATCCCGACACTAGCGAAGGGGCAACTCTCTGGGCTAGATATCTCACCTACTGGACGTTTTGGAACCATGTGCGGGCGATCGCCGCATTTATCACAGCAGTTCTATTCACAATGGCACTCAACGCCCCATCAAAATTGTAG